A genomic window from Antedon mediterranea chromosome 4, ecAntMedi1.1, whole genome shotgun sequence includes:
- the LOC140046402 gene encoding transcriptional adapter 1-like — translation MAGVSELEKARKQLSSVLGDDIKQYWTNMKLWFRQKVTKEEFDNEARRLLKDKNVQLHNEFLVAILAKCESLTHATEQVKVEASTPVHPPPSKVIKKEKEAKPVKKRRQSVKLSLDHRFIPIEPLPETTSIEPRLLQDSEQLSFCAGSRLLPDPSMLHGRMFVTAWEFGLDQIEDDTVSMMVHASEQILKDILTRAFCLRSGYQVRHGNFRHAIGTHTHVPSMRTRQRDQSNWTSTMPTTVDSLHGQIAGKQPSVEEAEAQAVMQAAIGGIQPPRKPMSLYDLQDTLKTYKKMLPSHTIYSINMERIIAGLWHPSHEELEQDILHREEKLYKEEIEISEKWSAQWRTDDLTKVL, via the exons atggctGGGGTTTCGGAGCTAGAAAAAGCTCGAAAGCAACTATCCAGTGTTCTTGGAGATGACATCAAGCA ATATTGGACCAACATGAAGCTATGGTTTCGACAAAAG gtaacAAAAGAAGAATTTGACAATGAAGCAAGAAGGCTACTTAAAGATAAAAATG TTCAATTACATAATGAGTTCCTAGTGGCAATTTTAGCAAAGTGTGAAAGCCTGACCCATGCCACAG aacaagTCAAAGTTGAAGCAAGTACACCAGTTCACCCACCGCCAAGTAAGGtgataaagaaagaaaaagaggCAAAACCAGTCAAGAAGCGGCGACAATCAGTCAAGTTGTCGTTAGAT CATCGGTTTATACCTATAGAGCCACTGCCGGAGACAACATCAATTGAACCTAGGCTCCTACAGGATAGTGAGCAGTTGAGTTTCTGTGCAGGTAGCAGGCTTCTACCAGACCCTAGCATGTTGCATGGTAGGATGTTTGTGACAGCCTGGGAGTTTGGTCTAGACCAGATTGAGGATGATACCGTCTCAATGATGGTACATGCATCAGAG caaatattaaaagatattttaacACGTGCCTTCTGCTTGAGAAGTGGTTATCAGGTCCGGCACGGAAACTTCCGCCATGCAATAGGCACTCACACACACGTGCCATCAATGAGAACAAGACAGCGAGATCAAAGCAACTGGACTTCAAC gaTGCCGACTACAGTGGATTCACTTCATGGGCAGATCGCAGGCAAGCAGCCCTCGGTAGAAGAAGCTGAGGCTCAGGCTGTGATGCAAGCAGCAATAGGAGGCATCCAACCACCACGTAAACCCATGTCACTATATGATCTGCAAGATACACTTAAG ACATATAAGAAAATGCTACCATCGCATACTATATACAGCATCAATATGGAACGTATAATAGCTGGATTATGGCATCCAAGTCACGAAGAATTAGAGCAAGATATTCTACATAGGGAAGAAAAACTGTACAAAGAAGAAATAGAGATAAGTGAAAAATGGTCAGCGCAGTGGAGAACAGATGACCTTACCAAAGTGCTATAA